The following coding sequences lie in one Yoonia sp. G8-12 genomic window:
- a CDS encoding site-specific integrase, translating to MDHAEIRATVYKYFKAQLETGKQRVNKNGPFEPQQVEHYQQTLDLLKDGNKSFWHTMGRAYAQTELDRFYDVTGLSAVECRDIQPMILDEIRKARIGAYEAVLEHAEGLERYDFTAAPRALSEAPAGPSGQSGFPSLSEAVKAFFRINEKSSDWTPGTMQKRQAVLDLALEWFGPEIPMDQIKKRDASDFKEALIALPVNRSKVFRLRGMTLREMIAVEDLPKISNATINAHLSVFKVFWDWAEKHDYAPEALFQNMAVGKKSAGSKQRAPFSQMALELSYDALTNPQSKFYGKTSHRWATLIAMFTGARLNEVCQLQTEDITTEDGIPVFDFTDAGDNLKRIKSAAGNRRVPIHSKLIDLGIMQYRDEIVAAGHEQLFPDYSYHPKHGYGGKLSKWFNRTFVAALGIKSEANVFHGLRHTFATRLGQADVQTEMIQFVLGHERQGVTHQFYVHGYTAEQSKRAIESFTI from the coding sequence ATGGATCACGCGGAAATTCGAGCAACTGTATACAAGTACTTCAAAGCACAACTTGAGACCGGCAAGCAGCGAGTAAACAAGAATGGCCCATTCGAACCCCAGCAAGTCGAACACTATCAGCAGACGCTAGACCTCCTGAAAGACGGCAACAAATCGTTCTGGCATACGATGGGTCGCGCATACGCCCAAACCGAATTGGACCGCTTCTACGACGTGACTGGGCTTTCAGCCGTAGAATGCCGTGACATCCAACCCATGATCTTAGACGAGATCAGGAAGGCCCGTATCGGCGCATATGAGGCGGTTCTAGAGCACGCAGAGGGTCTTGAGCGGTACGACTTCACGGCAGCGCCTAGGGCGCTCTCAGAGGCTCCCGCAGGGCCATCCGGGCAGTCGGGTTTCCCAAGCCTATCGGAGGCCGTTAAGGCGTTCTTCCGGATCAACGAAAAGTCCTCCGACTGGACACCCGGCACGATGCAGAAGCGTCAGGCCGTTTTGGACCTCGCGCTCGAATGGTTTGGCCCGGAGATACCAATGGACCAGATCAAGAAACGGGACGCTTCCGACTTCAAAGAGGCTCTTATCGCCCTCCCCGTGAACCGCTCTAAGGTCTTCAGGCTACGGGGCATGACTTTACGCGAAATGATCGCTGTCGAAGACTTGCCAAAGATCAGCAATGCGACAATCAACGCGCACCTAAGTGTCTTCAAGGTATTCTGGGATTGGGCTGAGAAGCACGACTATGCGCCGGAGGCGCTGTTCCAAAACATGGCGGTCGGCAAAAAGAGTGCCGGTTCGAAGCAACGAGCACCCTTCAGTCAGATGGCGTTGGAACTGTCCTATGACGCCCTGACCAACCCTCAGAGCAAATTCTACGGCAAGACGAGCCACCGGTGGGCAACACTCATCGCGATGTTCACGGGGGCGAGGCTAAACGAGGTCTGTCAGCTCCAGACTGAGGACATCACAACAGAAGATGGTATCCCAGTCTTCGATTTCACCGACGCTGGTGACAACCTCAAGCGTATCAAGTCAGCAGCTGGCAATCGCCGAGTTCCGATCCACAGCAAGCTGATTGATCTTGGAATTATGCAGTATCGAGATGAGATTGTAGCAGCGGGTCATGAGCAGTTGTTCCCAGACTACTCCTACCATCCCAAGCATGGCTACGGGGGCAAGCTGAGCAAGTGGTTCAATCGGACGTTTGTGGCTGCACTCGGTATTAAGTCGGAGGCAAATGTCTTCCACGGTCTTCGGCATACTTTCGCGACACGACTAGGTCAGGCCGACGTCCAAACTGAAATGATACAATTTGTGCTTGGACACGAACGCCAAGGAGTAACGCATCAGTTCTATGTTCATGGATACACTGCCGAGCAGAGCAAACGAG